Part of the Primulina huaijiensis isolate GDHJ02 chromosome 15, ASM1229523v2, whole genome shotgun sequence genome is shown below.
gagggtgaataaatttatctcaaaaaTGTTTCGATTGGGTTAACAATACTGAAATTTTGTCATTGTCAGTTGGTTTTTTCTGTAAGTCAATCAATATGAACGAGAAGGAAGTAGACTCGCTGAAACTTGTTGAACAAATGGCTTATCGAGAAAATAGTAAGGAGGGTAGACTGGATTCATCAACAAAATTCATCTCAAAACCAAAGGAGAtgatcactttataaaatttgaaataccatTGTAGAGATGCATGCTTGAACACATAAATGAATTTCTTTAATTTGCAACTCATATTATTTGTGTCTTTGGATACAAAATTTTCTGGCCGCACCATATAAATTGTTTAATCAATTTCACCATTTAGAAACTTAGTCTTTATATCCATCTGATGAAGCTCAATATCGAAATGAGCTACCAAAGTCATTATTATCCTTAAAAAGTCTTTCGAAAAACTGGAGAGAAAGACTCTATATAATCAATGGCTTCATTATGTGTAAAGTCTTTAGCGACAATACGAACCTTATATCTTTTCACATTGTCTTTCGTATTCCTCTTGATTTTAAATATCTATTTGCAACCGATGAGATTCATACTTTTAGGCAATAAGACAAGATCTTATACATCATTGTTCTTCATGGACTTTATCTACTCATTCATGACATCATGCTACTTTTGAGAGTTAGAACTTTACGTTGCTTGATGGAAGTTGTTAGGATCATCCTCCATCATTCCAATGTTTGCCGATATTCTTGAATAAATACAATATAATCATATGGTATTGCATTTCTCCGTTCTCTGGTGGATCTCCTTAATAGCATAGATTCCAGAGGTGCTTGAGTTTGTTCATCTGGAATATGAGAATATCAAATATTGTCTTCTTATATTGTGTCTTGGTCAAAGTGAAGAATGTGATCTTGATCGATGTCCAAGTCCTCGTGGGAATATTTACAAGTCCCTCTTCAAAAACAATATCTCTTACTTTATCTCCTCCGCAAACTAAACATCCTCAAACAAACGGGCATTTTCTGATTAAAAAATCGACTTACTTGTGAGATCATAAAAGTTGTACTCAGAGGTCTTTCAGAGTATCCAATAAAATAACAACTAACCGTCCTtgagtccagtttcttttcattaggTTTATAAGGCTTTTTCTCAGCTGGACATCCCCAAACGTGTAGATGTTTAAAACTAGATTTTTGGTCTGTCCAAAGTTCATAAAGGGTTTTAGTTGCTGCCTTAATTGGAACTCTATTAAGGAAATATGTTGTGGTCTTTAGTGCATCTCCCCAAAGTCATTATGGTAAGGTAAAATGACTAATCATACATCTCACCATGTCTTTAAGCGTTTTGTTTATTCTTTCAACAACACCATTTATAGTAGACGAACTAGGCATAATTTATTGTAGGACGATATTACATTCCTCTAAGAATTTAACAAAAAGTTTTTGACATTATTCACCTGAACCATCATGTCTATCATAATATTCACTATCACGGTCAGATctaacatttttaatatttaagtcaaaatgatttttaatttcaattttataatttttgaacaCATACAATTACAGTGTCttttcatcaatattttttttccaacaaATGAGGAAGAGAGCCAGTAGTACACGTATGTAGCTTAATCTGCAAGATTCTTTTCCACAAAGACTCATTATTTGTTATttgttaataataaattttgctaaaataaaataatcctgTCAAACTAAGTAAAATAAGAGAGAACTTCGAATAAAATTCTAGATTAgagaagaattttaaaaaattgtaacaTTAAACTGGAGACTAACTTTTAAAAGAGGAttgttaattaaaattaaaaaataaaaaatttattcaaatgaTTAATCTAACGAGTAAGGCAAATATTAacttttttgaaatatatacactaaaatttatataatggaATCTTATTTGGAGAGAAATGAAAGACAAAATTGAACGATAATAAATCGTAAATTTCTTATATTATTAATGAAGTAATGTGTAGCCCAAAAAACACGTCAAATAGACCAAACGATCGCATTGAGTTATTATGATAAGAGTATGTCCCATCATGTGACAagttctcaaatatataataataaaataatttctatgtGATGATCTCAATAATAAAATCGAACATagaaaataatgtatttaacataaaaaataataattttaataatcgGGTTAGATAAAATATTCGtctcacataattaattcatgaaaCAGTCATATagaagtttttattttataaaaaaataatataagtgATATCAAAACTAGTTATTCTACTTATACATGTTGATGAATATAGAGAATAACAATATGCAATACAGAATAAATAAGTAGTGTAGGGAAAAACTCGGGTTTGAGGCGTATTAGGAATACTTTCCTTTAAGATTTTATTTGCTCTCACTTCTCAAAGTTTGCTAACGAGTTTTTGACAGTTTTAGTACTTTTCTAATGGAATGTTGATAAAAAGTCTACGTTATGCCAAGATTGCTTCGATATGTGTGATGTCTCATCAAAACgagattaaaattgaaattcgacAATATAAATAACTTAAGTCGCAATAATAAATTCTTTTTGCCATTTTAGATCTTCGAGTGGATTTCCTTATAAAATCTATTCAACCCGTTTTCTTGTATATTGACAAATAAtggtttgaaaattttgtttgcAATCAATCTTGGAACAATCCCTCCGCATAGTCTACTCAAACTTGCCATATTAGTTTcggaaaaaaatgtttttacaaAGAATTATATAGCCGAGGCTGTGTTTGGATTTGCCTTTGAAACCAAGTTTTggtctttattaaaaaaaaaaaaaaagaagaggatgaaatgtattttataatgtaaatataattatatgtattaaaatgaaaacttgacttaattataaattatcatCACGGCAAATTATCATCGAACTTACGTTTCTCTTTTATCGGAAGAAGTTCATGTCTCTATATCACAAttctaaaataaaagtttacatatgtatacaaaataaaataaaataaaattagtaattttaatGAAAGTATTTCATTAATATGCAATAATAGAACAAggaaaaaattctaattttcTTAAGACAAATATAATTTAGAAACCCAATAAAAAATTAGTTAAAAAAGGGTAGCTGTAGTTTAGTTATGACCATTAAATGCAACTCATAAAACCATAAGCTGCTCACCTCCCATCCCCTatctttaaaatatcataaagatTTTGTATAAATACATACAAGTGTGTACTGCACTACAATAATGATAATGTTGAAGTCTGATAGAGATGTAACGTTTAAATTGttctatgatttaaaatatttgagttatatatattattattatcagttatagattttgattgatgaaatgaaaaatgttcGGTTCTATTATACACACTCGCATATAcacacaaatataatatataaatcaattttgatatgttatcTATCCATTATGTTCATCTACGTACTCACCAATGAGGTGTCACTTATCTATTGGAtgtaagtaaatatatataaattgtatATCTAATAAATGAGTATCACTTCATATGTGAATATAAAAATGAATACGATTGATGAACAACATGTCAAAACTAGGACCAATGCTATTCATATATAGTCAAACAGtgaaattatgaaaatgtgCCGAACTCACCATCGTTGACCTATTTAATAAGCCTGgaaattcattaaatatataGAAGATTATTTAATGAAACACAACTActtgtaataataaaatttgagaGAAGGAATTGAAGCCACTAATCCTGCTGAAATTTGCTTGGAGTGAGCAAAAGAATGATGGAGAAAGAACACATTAATATTGTTAGTTCCGCCGAAGAAACCAAAGAGAGAAACGAGGAGAAGATGAAGATTGACTTGATGAGAAAGATGTtgcaaattttaataaaaattgaaaggttgaataaaaaattgtgtctcatgaatgtgggagtgtcttttggctctccacattcttgagttaattgaagagttttgactcttcatattcttgagttaatgggaagattaattgagttaattaatcttccatgactcttggtgtgcattttggggcttataaatagtgggttcatttcttcatttcaagtacatgaaattttctctctttcaagctctctcttgcattacatattgttatctttccatttggcctctcgtaaaatctcggtgataaagtaaatgtacgttttcagttcgccgtagtagtgtctcgtgctaagtcactgctggttgttccgttgtatcctgggaaacagacgtccgctgaaacctcgaagcacataccggagagggcgaatctgttttaaggaaactgtacatgctacaggcctcggtttggttttgttttcttttacataatagtcatactgtaaacatcacacttgtttcggttattactttatctctacaagtttgtttttacgctactggttttagcaatttttctaacaatCTTAAAACAGATTACTCATTACGTGTTGTTTCAGATATGGCTACTGAAACCAGTGTGCAAAGGGAAACTGGTCATGTTGTCCCTCCTCAAGTTGTCCCTCATGGTACCCCACGTGCTGCTGCGGTTACTGTTCCAGCCAGTCACGGTGAAAAACCTGAGAAGTTCACTGGTGTGGACTTCAAAAGGTGGCAGCAGAAGATGCTGTTTTACTTGACGATGCTGAACCTGGCAAGATTCCTTACTGAGGAGGCTCCTAAACTCAACGAGGGTGAGGGAGATGTTGAATCTGTTAGTGCGGTTGAGGCATGGAATCATTCTGATTTCTTATGCCGAAACTATGTACTAAACGGATTGGCCGATTCGCTCTACAACGTGTTTTGCGAAAAGAAAACGGCTAAAGAACTGTGGGAATCTCTTGACAGAAAGTACAAAACCGAGGATGCCGGGGCCAAGAAATTTCTTGTTGGTCATTTTTTGGACTTtaaaatggtggattcaaagccgGTTATCAGCCAAGTTCAAGAACTCCAAGTGATTCTTCACGAGATTCACGGTGAGGGGATGACTTTGAGCGAATCATTCCAAGTGGCCGCTATTGTTGGGAAGCTACCACCAGcttggaaggatttcaaaaattacttgAAGCACAGGTGAaaggagatgaatgttgaagagcTCATTGTTCGACTTCGTATCGAGGAAGACAATAAGAGCTCGGAAAGACGATTGTTTTCACCTATTGCTGCTAAGGCAAATGTTGTCGAGCATGGTCAAAGCACGAAAAAGAGAACATTTTCCTCTTCCAacaaaaggttgaacatgggaCCCAAGGGAGGCATTTCGAAGAAAAAGTTCTCCGGAAAATGCTACAATTGGGATGGTATGGGTCACAAGGCATCTGAGTGTAAGAACCCGAAGAGAAACCGAGAGGCGAATGTGGTAGAGAACATTGCTCATGAGGTTTCTAACATGAATCTCTGTGCTGTAATATCAGAGGTTAATCTGGTGGGTTCTAATCCAAGGGAGTGGTGGATCGACACTGGTGCCACTCGCCATGTTTGCTCCGACAAGGAGATGTTTTCTACTCTTGAGAAATCTATGAATGGGGAAAAGTTATTCATGGGAAATTCGGCCACTTCGGAGATCAAGGGTGAAGGGAAAGTTATCCTAAAGATGNNNNNNNNNNNNNNNNNNNNNNNNNNNNNNNNNNNNNNNNNNNNNNNNNNNNNNNNNNNNNNNNNNNNNNNNNNNNNNNNNNNNNNNNNNNNNNNNNNNNAAAATGGTTTGGTTTTGGACCAGATATATTCAAAACCGAAAAACCAAACTGTTATAGAGAAAAACCGGACCGAACCGACCGACGTCCACCCCTAATCG
Proteins encoded:
- the LOC140959367 gene encoding uncharacterized protein, giving the protein MLQASVWFCFLLHNSHTVNITLVSVITLSLQVCFYATGFSNFSNNLKTDYSLRVVSDMATETSVQRETGHVVPPQVVPHGTPRAAAVTVPASHGEKPEKFTGVDFKRWQQKMLFYLTMLNLARFLTEEAPKLNEGEGDVESVSAVEAWNHSDFLCRNYVLNGLADSLYNVFCEKKTAKELWESLDRKYKTEDAGAKKFLVGHFLDFKMVDSKPVISQVQELQVILHEIHGEGMTLSESFQVAAIVGKLPPAWKDFKNYLKHR